In Prochlorococcus marinus str. MIT 1214, one DNA window encodes the following:
- the sufB gene encoding Fe-S cluster assembly protein SufB, whose protein sequence is MTQSNTVEEIVSKPYKYGFITEIETEKIPKGLNEDVIRLISAKKNEPDFLLKFRLRAYEQWLRMKEPDWSGLTYSKVDYQDLIYYAAPKQDIKKKSLDEVDPKLLETFEKLGIPLSEQKRLSNVAVDAVFDSVSIATTYKEKLAEHGVIFCSISEAISEYPDLIEKYLGTVVPINDNFFAALNSAVFSDGSFVYIPKDVECPMELSSYFRINSGDTGQFERTLIIAEESSSVSYLEGCTAPMFDTNTLHAAVVELVALDNASIKYSTVQNWYAGNEEGVGGIYNFVTKRGECRGKKSKISWSQVETGSAITWKYPSCVLQGDNSIGEFYSIALTNNCQKADTGTKMIHIGKNTKSKIVSKGISAGQSKNSYRGLVSISPNAEGSRNYSQCDSMLIGDKASANTYPYIQSKQPQSNIEHEASTCRISEDQLFYLQSRGIDFEESVSMLVSGFCSDVFNELPMEFASEADKLLALKLEGSVG, encoded by the coding sequence ATGACCCAATCTAATACTGTCGAAGAAATTGTATCCAAACCTTATAAATACGGTTTTATAACTGAAATTGAAACTGAAAAGATCCCAAAAGGGTTGAATGAAGATGTTATTAGGTTAATTTCCGCCAAAAAAAATGAACCAGATTTTTTATTAAAATTTCGTTTAAGAGCTTATGAACAATGGTTGAGGATGAAAGAACCTGATTGGTCTGGATTAACTTATTCAAAAGTAGACTATCAGGATCTAATTTATTATGCAGCCCCAAAACAAGACATAAAGAAGAAGAGTTTAGATGAAGTTGATCCTAAATTACTTGAAACTTTTGAAAAGCTTGGAATACCACTTAGTGAACAAAAAAGATTATCTAATGTAGCTGTAGATGCTGTCTTTGACAGTGTTTCGATAGCAACTACATACAAAGAAAAACTAGCTGAACATGGAGTAATATTCTGCTCAATTAGTGAAGCTATTAGCGAATATCCAGATTTAATTGAGAAATATCTAGGTACAGTTGTTCCTATAAATGATAACTTTTTTGCAGCCCTAAATTCTGCAGTTTTCAGTGACGGATCGTTTGTTTACATACCCAAAGATGTCGAATGTCCAATGGAATTATCATCTTATTTTAGAATAAATTCTGGCGACACTGGTCAATTCGAACGAACTTTAATTATCGCAGAAGAGTCTTCCTCTGTTAGTTACTTAGAGGGCTGTACAGCGCCTATGTTTGATACCAATACACTTCATGCTGCTGTTGTTGAGCTTGTTGCACTCGATAATGCATCTATTAAATATTCAACCGTGCAAAATTGGTATGCAGGTAATGAGGAGGGGGTTGGAGGAATATATAACTTTGTCACCAAAAGAGGAGAATGTAGAGGGAAGAAAAGCAAAATAAGCTGGTCTCAAGTTGAAACAGGATCTGCAATTACATGGAAATATCCAAGTTGCGTATTACAAGGAGATAATTCCATTGGTGAGTTTTATTCAATTGCACTAACTAATAATTGTCAGAAAGCGGATACTGGAACAAAAATGATTCACATAGGAAAAAATACAAAATCAAAAATCGTAAGTAAAGGTATCAGTGCTGGACAATCTAAGAATAGCTATCGAGGTCTTGTATCTATAAGCCCAAATGCTGAGGGCTCTCGAAATTACAGTCAATGTGACTCTATGTTGATCGGTGACAAAGCCAGTGCAAATACTTACCCATATATCCAATCCAAACAACCTCAGTCAAATATTGAACATGAAGCAAGTACTTGTAGGATTTCAGAGGATCAACTTTTTTACTTACAAAGTAGAGGAATTGATTTCGAGGAATCAGTTTCAATGTTAGTCAGTGGATTTTGTAGTGATGTTTTCAATGAATTGCCTATGGAGTTTGCATCTGAGGCAGATAAACTTTTAGCTTTAAAATTGGAGGGTTCTGTTGGATAA
- a CDS encoding DUF4912 domain-containing protein, with translation MTFDQESLSRLTLRQLRIKASELGIPLYSRKSKADLVKGVFLYQEKKELEKELLNNKVQQSSETGYSSSLETKVVFLPRDPEWAYVFWEISDADRSNAQKEGAIRLCLRLADVTNKNNGEANPGTLQEVVVDSHSTEWYLPIPLGGRDYKVELGYRIGHKWMSLAHSSSAKVPSLHPSEQVLDQFVPFSLEAPVRSSDSSIESFDSEQPDSGLHERLYQSATTKFRTRRVGSEEFQEGVPGDLNVNNESGSGLWASGLNESGIGGVPQARSFWLVADAELIVYGATDPSAQLFIEDEEVPLANDGTFRLQVPFRDGVQNYSIKAIDKDGVDSRNITMKFERVTPVDNTNPNAKAESEWF, from the coding sequence GTGACTTTTGATCAAGAATCCCTGTCACGTTTAACACTTCGTCAGCTTCGTATTAAAGCTAGTGAATTAGGTATTCCACTTTATAGTAGAAAATCAAAGGCTGATTTAGTTAAGGGAGTTTTTCTCTACCAAGAAAAAAAGGAATTAGAAAAAGAGTTGCTCAACAATAAAGTCCAACAATCTAGCGAAACTGGATACTCAAGTTCTTTAGAGACCAAAGTTGTTTTTCTTCCTCGTGATCCCGAGTGGGCATATGTATTTTGGGAGATATCAGATGCTGATCGTTCTAATGCTCAAAAGGAAGGAGCTATTAGACTTTGTTTGCGCTTAGCTGATGTCACTAATAAAAATAATGGAGAAGCTAATCCTGGAACTCTTCAAGAAGTTGTTGTTGATAGTCACAGTACCGAGTGGTACTTACCTATTCCTTTAGGTGGAAGAGATTATAAGGTTGAACTCGGTTATAGAATTGGTCATAAATGGATGTCACTTGCTCATTCATCTTCAGCCAAAGTACCTTCACTGCATCCAAGTGAACAAGTTCTTGATCAATTTGTTCCTTTTAGCTTGGAAGCCCCAGTTAGGTCCTCTGATTCTAGTATAGAAAGTTTTGATTCAGAACAACCAGATAGTGGTTTGCATGAGCGCTTATATCAATCAGCGACAACAAAATTTAGAACTCGAAGAGTTGGTTCAGAAGAATTCCAAGAGGGTGTTCCAGGAGATCTAAATGTAAACAATGAATCTGGTAGTGGGCTTTGGGCTAGTGGCTTGAATGAATCTGGTATTGGAGGAGTTCCTCAAGCACGTTCTTTTTGGTTAGTTGCTGATGCTGAATTAATTGTTTATGGAGCTACTGATCCCTCAGCTCAATTGTTTATCGAAGATGAAGAGGTTCCATTAGCAAATGATGGCACTTTTAGATTGCAAGTTCCATTCAGAGACGGTGTTCAGAACTATTCAATCAAAGCGATAGATAAAGATGGGGTTGATTCAAGGAACATAACAATGAAATTCGAAAGAGTTACCCCAGTTGATAATACTAATCCAAATGCAAAAGCTGAATCAGAATGGTTTTAA
- a CDS encoding alpha-D-glucose phosphate-specific phosphoglucomutase: MFSSEFSQLTVKLNSPFTDQKPGTSGLRKSTLQFEELHYLESFIESILSSLPGVEGGVLVVGGDGRYGNKRAIDIIIRMAAAHGIQRVITTVDGILSTPAASNLIRVNKAIGGIILSASHNPGGPQGDFGVKLNGSNGGPASESLTQEIYNYSKNLKEYKIIECQSNKSYSPGKYQLASMVVEIIDGIEDYLDLMKQIFDFDLISSYINKDFPIVFDALNAVTGPYAKRLFVDYLGADAETVRNGIPLEDFGGLHPDPNLTYAKDLADLLLKGNLFSFGAACDGDGDRNMILGRGCFVNPSDSLAILAANYDCVPGYAKGLSGVARSMPTSSAVDVVAKHLGINCFETPTGWKFFGNLLDANQITLCGEESFGTGSDHVREKDGLWAVLFWLQILATKKKSVSEIMRNHWLFFGRHYYSRHDYESIPSEVANSLYSRLSNMLPTLKDQSFAERIVKNADDFSYTDPVDGSITLNQGLRILLDDGSRVLVRLSGTGTQGATLRVYFESFVPSDGDITQDPQLALDPLIKSIDSLAEISKRTGMSAPTVIT, encoded by the coding sequence GTGTTTTCTTCAGAATTTAGCCAACTTACAGTTAAGTTAAACTCACCTTTTACTGATCAGAAACCAGGTACTTCTGGATTAAGAAAAAGTACTTTGCAGTTCGAAGAACTTCATTACCTTGAGAGTTTTATAGAGTCAATCCTGAGTTCGCTCCCTGGGGTGGAAGGAGGTGTTTTGGTTGTGGGAGGTGATGGTAGATATGGCAATAAAAGAGCGATTGATATCATTATTCGGATGGCGGCCGCACATGGAATTCAAAGAGTAATTACAACTGTAGACGGGATTCTGTCAACTCCTGCGGCTTCTAATTTGATTAGAGTTAATAAAGCAATAGGTGGAATTATTTTATCTGCTAGTCATAATCCAGGTGGTCCTCAAGGAGATTTTGGAGTCAAGCTCAATGGCTCAAATGGAGGCCCTGCATCCGAATCTTTAACTCAAGAAATTTATAATTACTCAAAGAATCTTAAAGAATATAAGATCATAGAATGTCAATCAAATAAGTCTTATTCACCTGGAAAATATCAATTAGCTTCCATGGTTGTTGAGATAATTGATGGAATAGAAGATTACTTAGATTTAATGAAACAAATATTTGATTTTGATTTGATTAGTTCATATATCAACAAAGATTTTCCGATCGTTTTTGATGCATTAAATGCTGTTACAGGGCCATATGCAAAGCGTCTTTTTGTTGATTATTTAGGAGCTGATGCAGAAACAGTAAGGAATGGAATACCTTTGGAAGATTTTGGAGGTCTTCATCCTGATCCAAATTTGACTTATGCAAAAGATCTTGCCGATTTGCTTTTGAAAGGCAATTTATTTTCCTTCGGAGCAGCATGTGATGGCGATGGCGATAGAAATATGATTTTAGGACGTGGTTGCTTTGTAAATCCTAGTGATAGCCTTGCTATTTTAGCCGCGAATTATGATTGTGTGCCAGGGTATGCCAAAGGTTTATCTGGTGTTGCTCGTTCTATGCCCACGAGTTCAGCGGTAGATGTTGTAGCAAAACATTTAGGCATAAATTGCTTTGAAACCCCTACTGGATGGAAATTCTTCGGCAATCTTTTGGACGCGAATCAAATTACTCTGTGTGGAGAAGAGAGCTTTGGGACTGGAAGTGATCATGTAAGAGAGAAAGATGGATTGTGGGCTGTTCTCTTTTGGTTGCAGATACTTGCGACCAAGAAAAAGTCTGTCTCTGAGATAATGAGAAATCATTGGCTATTTTTTGGTCGTCATTATTATTCTCGTCACGATTATGAATCTATTCCATCTGAAGTTGCAAATTCTTTGTATTCCAGATTGAGCAATATGCTTCCCACTTTAAAAGATCAATCTTTTGCTGAAAGGATAGTGAAAAATGCTGATGATTTTAGCTATACAGATCCAGTTGATGGTTCAATTACTCTTAATCAGGGCTTGAGAATTTTATTAGATGATGGTAGTCGAGTGTTAGTGCGACTTTCTGGTACCGGTACCCAAGGAGCTACTTTGAGAGTTTACTTTGAAAGCTTTGTTCCAAGTGATGGTGATATCACTCAAGATCCTCAGTTAGCCTTGGATCCTTTAATTAAAAGTATTGATTCTCTAGCTGAGATTTCAAAACGAACAGGCATGTCCGCTCCGACAGTTATTACCTAG
- a CDS encoding AAA family ATPase: MAKDLFAFNGEQLIQNNAPLADRLRPKTLDEFVGQDHILAQGRLLRRSIVADKVGNLLLYGPPGVGKTTLARIIASNTLSHFSVVNAALAGIKDLRSEIESALDRLNKYGKRTILFVDEVHRFNTAQQDALLPWVENGTLTLIGATTENPYFEVNKALVSRSRLFRLNSLNSKALHQLLQRALSDTERGYGLKLINLSSEAADHLVDVSNGDARVLLNALELAVESTIANQDSSICIDLNIAEDSIQERAVLYDKQGDAHFDTISAFIKSLRGSDPDAALFWLARMLEAGENPRFIFRRMLIAAGEDIGLADPNAIVIVESCAAAFDRIGLPEGIYPLAQATLYLAATEKSNSVKGIFKAVQKVKDSQKQNVPSHLKDANRDQEAFGDGLGYSYPHSFSKNWVPQQYLPDSLLQENFWEPTEHGWEGQRRSLLNERRSEQIASLIEVEKQNPLTITSGKVDSDLEKWLSRQVWQEGERLKNLMTKLWSGITWRKNHRVLVLTPSSLLWSLKPLREASEGGVVLAVSEDNHPRLLAELEVLAPMVRPILIDSTFDSIKKLEHNLKFEVIGGRIPWKVFSEINFSELWPILTEKCTENAELSLILSNPSSGPALSLKESLETYSNNKNNDFLLLDNLICKELEWLHKQDYKKKFILQLEKLGWNISFEEWTEFVYQKVDSSTIKRWLNEGSEYREIILKNCKEETLDRLQKLFKRLEGQTIKQKLLHTKYLAKRIIN, from the coding sequence TTGGCTAAAGATCTGTTTGCTTTTAATGGTGAACAGCTAATTCAGAATAATGCTCCTTTAGCTGATCGCCTACGGCCTAAAACACTTGACGAATTTGTGGGTCAAGATCACATTCTTGCTCAAGGACGTTTATTAAGACGCTCAATTGTTGCTGATAAAGTAGGCAATTTATTGCTTTATGGACCACCAGGAGTTGGTAAGACTACTTTGGCTAGGATTATCGCCTCAAATACCTTATCTCATTTTAGTGTTGTAAATGCTGCCTTGGCTGGCATCAAGGATTTGAGATCTGAGATTGAGTCTGCATTAGATAGATTAAATAAATATGGTAAACGCACGATTTTATTTGTTGATGAGGTTCATAGATTTAATACGGCTCAACAAGATGCCTTATTACCTTGGGTGGAAAATGGAACTTTGACTCTTATTGGGGCAACTACGGAAAATCCATATTTTGAAGTTAATAAAGCTTTGGTCAGCAGATCTAGACTATTTCGTTTAAATAGTTTGAATTCAAAAGCGTTACATCAATTGCTGCAAAGAGCTTTGAGCGATACGGAAAGGGGGTATGGGTTGAAATTAATCAATTTATCTAGTGAAGCTGCGGATCATTTGGTTGATGTGTCTAATGGTGATGCACGGGTTCTGCTTAATGCGCTTGAACTTGCTGTAGAAAGCACTATTGCAAATCAAGATAGTTCGATATGTATTGATCTCAATATTGCTGAGGATTCAATTCAAGAACGAGCGGTTTTATATGACAAACAAGGTGATGCTCATTTTGATACGATCAGCGCTTTTATAAAGTCATTACGAGGCTCGGATCCAGATGCGGCATTGTTTTGGCTGGCTCGAATGTTGGAGGCTGGAGAAAATCCACGCTTCATTTTTAGACGTATGCTCATCGCTGCAGGAGAGGATATTGGTCTCGCTGATCCCAATGCAATTGTCATAGTTGAGTCATGCGCAGCGGCTTTTGATCGAATAGGTTTGCCAGAGGGGATTTACCCACTAGCTCAGGCAACCTTGTACTTAGCTGCCACTGAGAAAAGCAATAGTGTGAAGGGTATTTTTAAGGCAGTTCAGAAAGTTAAAGATTCCCAAAAGCAAAATGTTCCGTCTCATCTTAAAGATGCAAACCGAGATCAAGAAGCATTTGGAGATGGCCTGGGTTACAGCTATCCTCACTCATTTTCAAAAAATTGGGTACCTCAGCAATATTTACCAGATAGTTTGCTACAAGAGAATTTTTGGGAGCCAACTGAACATGGATGGGAAGGTCAAAGACGATCTCTTTTGAATGAGAGACGATCTGAACAGATAGCTTCACTAATTGAAGTTGAGAAACAAAATCCTTTAACTATTACATCTGGAAAAGTTGATAGTGACTTGGAGAAATGGTTATCTCGCCAAGTTTGGCAAGAGGGGGAACGATTAAAAAACTTGATGACTAAATTATGGTCGGGTATTACTTGGAGAAAAAATCATAGAGTTTTAGTCTTAACACCTAGTTCTTTGCTTTGGTCTTTAAAGCCTTTAAGAGAGGCATCTGAAGGGGGAGTTGTTTTGGCTGTTTCAGAAGATAATCATCCAAGGTTATTAGCTGAATTAGAAGTTTTAGCTCCTATGGTGCGACCTATTTTAATTGATTCAACTTTTGACTCAATTAAAAAATTAGAACACAATCTCAAATTTGAGGTGATTGGAGGAAGGATTCCATGGAAAGTATTTTCTGAAATAAATTTTTCGGAATTGTGGCCGATTCTTACTGAAAAATGTACAGAGAATGCAGAATTAAGTTTAATTCTAAGTAATCCATCCTCTGGTCCTGCACTTTCTCTAAAGGAAAGCTTAGAAACTTATAGCAATAATAAAAATAACGATTTTTTATTATTAGATAATTTAATTTGCAAAGAATTGGAGTGGTTGCACAAACAAGATTATAAAAAGAAATTTATTCTACAATTAGAAAAATTAGGCTGGAATATTTCTTTTGAAGAATGGACTGAGTTTGTATATCAAAAAGTTGATAGTTCTACAATTAAAAGATGGCTTAATGAAGGAAGTGAATATCGAGAAATCATTCTAAAAAATTGTAAGGAAGAAACATTAGATCGATTGCAGAAATTATTTAAAAGATTGGAAGGCCAGACTATAAAACAAAAACTTCTACATACTAAATATCTTGCTAAAAGAATAATTAATTAA
- a CDS encoding 4'-phosphopantetheinyl transferase family protein, translated as MPSKLLPISSEEKKWVNNLTPRRALNYHFSRGCLRHVMSNMTGLKPLEIPLKADPGKPPLLADGLGHISMSHCSDALLIGWSSTKIGVDIERKDRQFQAHKLSKRFFTQDENSEIEYLTPSQAKELVLKRWVVKEAAIKWQSGKIATNINQWIWENKSLFAYHKRLGHRVKIYERIHDQWTYAIALDEDSVTIEPIICLN; from the coding sequence ATGCCATCAAAACTTTTACCCATAAGCAGCGAAGAGAAAAAATGGGTTAACAATTTAACCCCAAGGAGAGCATTGAATTACCACTTTTCTAGAGGCTGCCTAAGACATGTCATGTCGAACATGACTGGCTTAAAACCTCTGGAGATCCCTCTTAAAGCCGATCCTGGGAAACCACCTTTATTAGCAGATGGATTGGGTCATATCAGTATGAGCCATTGTTCTGATGCGTTATTAATAGGATGGTCTTCAACAAAAATTGGTGTAGATATTGAAAGAAAGGATAGACAGTTTCAAGCTCATAAATTGTCCAAACGCTTTTTCACTCAAGATGAAAATAGCGAAATAGAATATTTAACGCCAAGTCAAGCTAAAGAACTAGTACTAAAAAGATGGGTTGTAAAAGAAGCCGCAATTAAATGGCAAAGTGGAAAAATAGCAACTAATATCAATCAATGGATTTGGGAAAATAAATCATTATTTGCATATCATAAAAGACTTGGACACAGAGTAAAAATTTACGAACGAATTCATGATCAGTGGACTTATGCGATTGCATTAGATGAAGACTCCGTAACAATAGAACCAATAATTTGCCTTAATTAA
- the bcp gene encoding thioredoxin-dependent thiol peroxidase translates to MTLCIGDSAPDFTLPNQDGVDTSLSSFKGSRVVIYFYPKDDTPGCTKEACSFRDSWDLFESNNIKVLGISKDASKSHIKFIDKHKLPFILLTDNEPCPVAASYESYGLKKFMGREYYGMMRHTFVIDKDGEIELIYLKVKSANMANQILNDLKLN, encoded by the coding sequence ATGACTCTCTGTATAGGCGATTCTGCACCAGATTTCACTCTCCCTAATCAAGATGGTGTTGATACCAGTCTCTCATCATTCAAAGGGTCAAGAGTTGTAATTTATTTTTATCCAAAAGATGATACTCCTGGCTGCACTAAGGAAGCTTGCAGCTTTAGAGATAGTTGGGACCTTTTTGAATCAAACAATATTAAAGTTTTAGGTATTAGTAAGGATGCCTCTAAATCGCATATAAAATTCATTGATAAACATAAACTGCCATTTATACTTTTAACTGATAATGAGCCTTGTCCTGTTGCGGCATCATACGAAAGTTATGGCTTGAAGAAATTTATGGGTAGAGAGTATTATGGAATGATGAGACATACTTTCGTTATAGATAAAGATGGGGAAATAGAATTAATCTATTTAAAAGTAAAATCAGCAAATATGGCTAATCAAATTTTAAATGATCTTAAATTGAATTAA
- a CDS encoding type III pantothenate kinase, with product MFSEQNYLMIGNTRWHWASKRKKVWKYFHTSPNPIEFKDKDYSQFTWASVGSVPRNIKLCPSKKINLDDVPLINLPSNLGIDRALASWSAYKKQSSFKSKKQDLIVIDAGTIMSVTKITKKGVFAGGQLISGLQLQLSSMANGALNLENPIINTIPIETFQHETKNAMVRGAVNGLLGLILKIFEETKLPIWMCGGDAPLILNELKNTNIDINYSPNLVLEGMIDIDQKINSI from the coding sequence GTGTTTTCAGAACAAAATTACTTAATGATTGGGAATACAAGATGGCATTGGGCAAGCAAGAGAAAAAAAGTTTGGAAATATTTTCATACCTCGCCAAATCCCATCGAATTTAAAGATAAGGATTATTCTCAATTCACTTGGGCCTCCGTTGGTTCCGTCCCTAGGAACATTAAATTATGCCCTTCAAAAAAAATAAATTTAGATGATGTTCCGCTCATCAATCTTCCATCTAATTTAGGGATTGATAGAGCTCTAGCTTCATGGAGTGCTTATAAAAAGCAATCATCTTTCAAAAGCAAAAAGCAAGACTTAATTGTTATTGATGCAGGCACAATCATGAGCGTCACAAAAATAACAAAAAAAGGTGTATTCGCTGGAGGTCAATTAATTTCTGGATTACAACTTCAATTGTCTTCTATGGCAAATGGTGCCTTAAATTTAGAAAATCCAATCATCAATACAATCCCAATAGAGACATTTCAACATGAAACTAAAAATGCAATGGTCAGAGGTGCAGTAAATGGCCTATTAGGATTAATCTTAAAAATATTTGAGGAGACAAAATTACCAATATGGATGTGCGGAGGGGATGCTCCACTGATATTAAATGAACTTAAAAATACAAATATTGATATAAATTATTCTCCGAATCTAGTTCTAGAAGGAATGATTGATATAGACCAAAAAATTAATTCAATTTAA
- a CDS encoding phosphoadenylyl-sulfate reductase, which produces MKKESQDNYTGDLRESINFAQPFLVESIDETSKYLEKLAAQDQLQWAHEKFDEKFVLTTSFGIQSAVLLHMTVALKSRKKPKVIWIDTGYLPKETYHYAEELTKLFELDLIVAQSSISPARMEAIHGKLWETGELRDLNKYHQIRKIEPLENVLSELDAICWASGVRKGQTKNRESMSHIDYIRERLTLRPLLNWTKKDIFYYMENNDLPQHPLFEKGYSTVGDWHSSVAENNNSKGRSTRFGGVSEECGIHVDENNFLGEGI; this is translated from the coding sequence ATGAAGAAAGAATCCCAAGACAATTACACCGGTGATTTGAGAGAATCAATTAACTTTGCTCAACCTTTTCTGGTGGAATCAATTGATGAAACAAGTAAATATCTTGAAAAACTTGCTGCTCAGGACCAACTTCAATGGGCCCATGAGAAATTTGATGAGAAATTTGTTTTAACAACCAGTTTTGGAATCCAATCTGCTGTTTTACTGCATATGACAGTGGCTTTAAAATCTAGAAAAAAACCAAAGGTAATTTGGATAGATACTGGTTATCTGCCTAAAGAAACTTATCACTATGCAGAAGAACTAACAAAACTATTCGAATTAGATTTAATCGTAGCCCAAAGCTCTATCTCGCCAGCCAGGATGGAAGCAATACATGGAAAACTTTGGGAAACTGGCGAACTAAGAGATCTAAACAAATATCACCAAATACGAAAAATTGAACCTTTAGAAAATGTCTTATCAGAACTCGACGCTATTTGTTGGGCTAGCGGAGTACGTAAAGGTCAAACCAAAAACAGAGAATCAATGTCGCATATTGATTACATCAGAGAACGTTTAACTCTACGACCACTCTTAAACTGGACTAAGAAAGATATTTTCTATTACATGGAAAATAATGATTTACCTCAACACCCTTTATTTGAAAAAGGCTATTCTACGGTCGGAGATTGGCATTCAAGCGTAGCTGAAAATAATAATTCCAAAGGAAGATCAACAAGATTTGGAGGGGTTAGTGAAGAATGTGGAATTCATGTTGATGAAAATAATTTTTTAGGAGAAGGAATATAG
- a CDS encoding NAD(P)/FAD-dependent oxidoreductase: protein MDLNNLKSDPIVVVGGGFGGLATVQSLLAKSDGTSVVLIDEGNRFLFKPLLYELLSGELQLWEVAPQYSDLASELGFIFLQECVVEIDEIAQKLITSSEIEITYSQLVISTGVTTNYSLLENLQDYACGFSNLNDFRIIKKLITKINNSSEYTNPIVIAGAGPTGVELACKISDLIKDRVEIYLVDKGDKILPMCKSFNREKAIEAIGKRNIRVYLDYFIKSVDKTFIELLSTDNQINDYIKIDYSTLLWTAGLKPSKSKLLNHFLNENQKIKVNKFMQMDEYKNIFFVGDITFCENAPFPSSAQVAMQQGSLVAQNIISLRKGNELKSFEFEDLGEMLSLGIGNASITGYGITLAGPLAFEIRRFAYLMRMPGFLLSFKSFGSWLFSKKIINRLFSQSP from the coding sequence ATGGACTTGAACAATTTGAAATCTGACCCAATAGTTGTTGTAGGTGGTGGCTTCGGGGGACTGGCTACAGTTCAATCTTTGTTAGCCAAATCAGATGGAACTTCAGTGGTTTTGATTGATGAAGGCAATAGATTTCTTTTTAAGCCATTGCTTTATGAGTTATTAAGCGGTGAGCTTCAATTATGGGAGGTGGCACCTCAGTATTCTGATTTAGCTTCAGAATTAGGATTTATTTTTTTACAAGAATGTGTAGTTGAGATTGATGAAATAGCACAAAAGTTAATTACCTCATCTGAGATTGAAATAACTTATTCTCAACTTGTCATTAGCACAGGAGTGACAACTAATTATTCCTTGCTAGAAAATTTACAAGACTATGCTTGTGGCTTTTCTAATTTAAATGACTTCCGAATAATTAAAAAGTTAATAACTAAAATAAATAATTCTTCTGAATATACTAATCCTATAGTGATTGCTGGAGCTGGTCCAACTGGTGTTGAGCTTGCATGTAAAATTTCTGATTTAATCAAAGATCGGGTTGAAATATATTTAGTTGATAAAGGAGATAAAATTCTACCTATGTGTAAATCATTTAATAGAGAAAAAGCAATTGAAGCAATAGGTAAGAGAAATATTAGAGTTTATTTAGATTATTTTATAAAATCTGTTGATAAAACTTTTATAGAACTTTTAAGTACTGATAATCAAATAAATGATTATATTAAAATTGATTATTCTACTTTATTATGGACTGCAGGATTAAAACCTTCAAAATCAAAATTGCTAAATCATTTTTTGAATGAAAATCAGAAGATTAAAGTAAATAAATTTATGCAAATGGATGAATATAAAAATATTTTTTTCGTTGGAGATATCACATTTTGTGAAAATGCCCCCTTCCCTTCTTCCGCTCAAGTTGCAATGCAGCAAGGTTCTTTAGTGGCTCAAAATATTATTTCTCTAAGGAAGGGAAATGAACTTAAATCATTCGAATTTGAAGATCTTGGAGAAATGTTGAGTCTTGGTATTGGTAATGCATCTATAACTGGCTATGGAATTACCTTGGCAGGACCCCTTGCATTTGAAATTAGGCGTTTTGCATATTTAATGAGAATGCCAGGGTTTCTTCTATCGTTTAAATCCTTTGGTTCATGGCTATTTAGTAAAAAAATAATTAATCGTTTATTTTCCCAATCTCCTTAG